One region of Skermanella mucosa genomic DNA includes:
- the rplE gene encoding 50S ribosomal protein L5, which produces MTTRLKKQYDDVVRPKLKAEFNYANDMEVPRIEKIVINMGVGEATTDGKKVNSAVAELTAIAGQRPVVTKARKSIAQFKLREGMSIGCKVTLRRERMYEFLDRLVTVALPRVRDFRGVPGNSFDGRGNYAMGLKEQIIFPEIDYDKIDEIRGMDIIIVTTAKTDKEAKALLKGFDMPFVS; this is translated from the coding sequence ATGACGACCAGGCTGAAGAAGCAATACGACGACGTCGTACGCCCGAAGTTGAAGGCTGAGTTCAACTACGCCAACGACATGGAAGTGCCGCGGATCGAGAAGATCGTCATCAACATGGGTGTTGGCGAGGCGACTACCGACGGCAAGAAGGTCAATTCGGCCGTGGCCGAACTGACCGCTATCGCTGGCCAGCGGCCGGTGGTGACCAAGGCCCGCAAGTCGATCGCGCAGTTCAAGCTGCGTGAAGGCATGTCGATCGGCTGCAAGGTGACCCTGCGTCGCGAGCGCATGTACGAGTTCCTCGACCGTCTGGTGACGGTTGCCCTGCCGCGTGTCCGCGACTTCCGCGGCGTGCCGGGCAACAGCTTCGACGGCCGCGGCAACTACGCCATGGGCTTGAAAGAGCAGATCATCTTCCCGGAGATCGATTACGACAAGATCGACGAGATCCGGGGTATGGACATCATCATCGTGACGACTGCGAAGACCGACAAGGAGGCCAAGGCGCTCCTCAAGGGCTTCGACATGCCGTTCGTCAGCTGA
- the rplB gene encoding 50S ribosomal protein L2, with protein sequence MALKNFRPITPSLRQLVLVDRSELWKGKPVKSLTEGLTKSGGRNNTGRITARRIGGGHKRRYRLVDFKRRKFDAPAVVERLEYDPNRTAFIALVRYEDGELAYILAPQRLKVGDSVVSGERVDVKPGNAMPLRNIPVGTIVHNVELKAGKGGQLARSAGTYVQLVGRDQGYAQLKLASGELRIVRGECLATIGAVSNPDQSNINLGKAGRNRWLGKRPSVRGVAMNPIDHPHGGGEGRTSGGRHPVTPWGKPTKGKKTRNNKKTDGQILRRRHSK encoded by the coding sequence ATGGCACTCAAGAACTTCCGGCCCATCACGCCGTCGCTCCGCCAGCTCGTGCTGGTGGACCGTTCGGAGCTGTGGAAGGGCAAGCCGGTCAAGTCCCTCACCGAGGGCCTGACCAAGAGCGGCGGCCGCAACAACACCGGCCGCATCACCGCGCGCCGGATCGGCGGCGGCCACAAGCGCCGCTACCGCCTGGTCGACTTCAAGCGGCGCAAGTTCGACGCGCCGGCCGTCGTCGAGCGGCTGGAGTACGATCCGAACCGCACCGCGTTCATCGCGCTGGTCCGCTACGAGGACGGTGAGCTGGCCTACATCCTGGCGCCCCAGCGCTTGAAGGTGGGCGACAGCGTCGTCTCCGGCGAGCGCGTGGACGTGAAGCCGGGCAACGCGATGCCGCTCAGGAACATCCCGGTGGGCACGATCGTCCACAATGTGGAGCTGAAGGCGGGCAAGGGCGGCCAGCTGGCCCGTTCGGCCGGCACCTACGTCCAGCTCGTCGGCCGCGACCAGGGCTATGCCCAGTTGAAGCTGGCGTCGGGCGAGCTCCGCATCGTCCGCGGCGAGTGCCTCGCCACGATCGGCGCGGTGTCCAACCCGGACCAGTCCAACATCAACCTGGGCAAGGCCGGTCGCAATCGCTGGCTGGGCAAGCGCCCGTCAGTCCGTGGCGTCGCCATGAACCCGATCGACCACCCGCACGGCGGTGGCGAAGGCCGGACCTCCGGCGGTCGCCATCCGGTGACCCCGTGGGGCAAGCCGACCAAGGGCAAGAAGACGCGGAACAACAAGAAGACGGACGGGCAGATCCTGCGCCGCCGTCATTCGAAGTAA
- the rplN gene encoding 50S ribosomal protein L14 — protein sequence MIQMQTNLEVADNSGARRVQCIKVLGGSKRKVAAVGDVIVVSVKEAIPRGRVKKGDVHRAVIVRTSKEIRRTDGSSIRFDRNAAVLINKQGEPIGTRIFGPVTRELRGKKFMKIISLAPEVL from the coding sequence ATGATCCAGATGCAAACCAACCTGGAGGTCGCCGACAACAGCGGCGCGCGCCGGGTGCAGTGCATCAAGGTGCTTGGCGGGTCCAAGCGCAAGGTGGCCGCCGTGGGCGACGTGATCGTCGTCTCGGTCAAGGAGGCCATCCCGCGCGGACGCGTCAAGAAGGGTGATGTGCACCGTGCGGTCATCGTCCGCACGTCCAAGGAGATCCGGCGCACCGACGGCAGCTCCATCCGCTTCGACCGCAACGCCGCCGTCCTGATCAACAAGCAGGGCGAGCCCATCGGGACCCGTATCTTCGGGCCGGTGACCCGCGAGCTGCGCGGCAAGAAGTTCATGAAGATCATCTCGCTCGCGCCGGAGGTGCTGTGA
- the rplC gene encoding 50S ribosomal protein L3, with translation MRSGLIAQKLGMTRVFTDEGEHVPVTVLKVDNCQVVAVRTEETDGYTAVQLGAGTAKVKNVTKPQRGHFAKAKVEPKRKVVEFRVDADALIEVGAEISAAHFIPGQLVDVTGTTIGKGFAGGMKRWNFGGLRATHGVSVSHRSHGSTGNRQDPGRTFKNKKMAGHLGAERVTTQNLKIVQVDEDRGLILVKGAVPGSEGGWVLVRDAVKRKAPEGLPFPAAIRARTDGASAAPAPEAPAAETGAEPTE, from the coding sequence ATGCGATCCGGTTTGATCGCGCAGAAACTGGGCATGACCCGCGTCTTCACGGACGAGGGCGAACATGTGCCGGTCACTGTGCTGAAGGTCGACAACTGCCAGGTTGTCGCCGTGCGCACCGAGGAGACCGACGGCTACACCGCCGTCCAGCTCGGCGCCGGTACCGCCAAGGTCAAGAACGTCACGAAGCCCCAGCGCGGCCACTTCGCTAAGGCGAAGGTGGAGCCCAAGCGCAAGGTGGTGGAGTTCCGCGTCGATGCCGACGCCCTGATCGAGGTCGGCGCCGAGATCTCGGCCGCCCACTTCATCCCGGGCCAGCTCGTGGACGTCACCGGGACGACCATCGGCAAGGGCTTCGCCGGCGGCATGAAGCGGTGGAACTTCGGCGGTCTGCGCGCGACCCACGGCGTGTCGGTGTCGCACCGCTCGCATGGTTCGACCGGTAACCGCCAGGACCCCGGCAGGACCTTCAAGAACAAGAAGATGGCCGGTCACCTGGGCGCCGAGCGCGTGACCACCCAGAACCTGAAGATCGTCCAGGTCGACGAGGACCGCGGGCTGATCCTGGTCAAGGGCGCCGTCCCGGGCTCCGAGGGCGGCTGGGTGCTCGTCCGCGATGCCGTCAAGCGCAAGGCTCCGGAAGGCCTGCCGTTCCCGGCCGCGATCCGCGCCCGGACCGATGGCGCCTCCGCTGCTCCCGCACCCGAGGCCCCTGCCGCCGAGACCGGCGCCGAGCCGACGGAGTGA
- the rpsJ gene encoding 30S ribosomal protein S10: protein MDSQNIRIRLRAFDHRVLDQSTSEIVNTAKRTGARVRGPIPLPTQIEKFTVNRSPHIDKKSREQFEIRTHKRLIDIVDPTPQTVDALMKLDLAAGVDVEIKL from the coding sequence ATGGACAGTCAGAATATCCGGATCCGCCTGCGGGCGTTCGACCATCGCGTGCTCGACCAGTCGACCAGCGAGATCGTCAACACCGCGAAGCGGACCGGCGCACGGGTTCGGGGTCCGATCCCCCTGCCCACGCAGATCGAGAAGTTTACGGTCAACCGCTCGCCGCACATCGACAAGAAGTCGCGCGAGCAGTTCGAGATCCGGACGCACAAGCGCCTGATCGACATCGTCGACCCGACCCCGCAGACCGTGGACGCGCTGATGAAGCTCGACCTCGCCGCCGGTGTCGACGTCGAGATCAAGCTCTAA
- the rpsN gene encoding 30S ribosomal protein S14: MAKTSAIQKNKRRERMVKQFANKRAALKAIAKDPSLTPEDQFAARLKLAEMPRNSSRTRVRNRCEMTGRPRAFYRKFKLSRITLRDLASNGQIPGMTKSSW; the protein is encoded by the coding sequence ATGGCCAAGACAAGTGCCATCCAGAAGAACAAGCGCCGCGAGCGCATGGTCAAGCAGTTCGCCAACAAGCGCGCAGCGCTGAAGGCGATCGCCAAGGACCCCTCGCTGACGCCCGAAGATCAGTTCGCCGCCCGTCTCAAGCTTGCCGAGATGCCGCGCAACTCGAGCCGGACCCGCGTCCGCAATCGCTGCGAGATGACTGGTCGTCCGCGCGCGTTCTATCGCAAGTTCAAGCTTTCGCGCATCACGCTCCGCGACCTGGCCTCCAACGGCCAGATCCCGGGCATGACGAAGTCGAGCTGGTAA
- the rpsC gene encoding 30S ribosomal protein S3 translates to MGQKINPVGLRLGINRTWDSRWYADRDYADLLHSDLKLRSFLQGRLQQAGVSRVVIERPAKKARVTIHSARPGVVIGKKGADIEKLRGELAKMTGSDVNLNIVEIRKPEIDAKLIAENISNQLERRVAFRRAMKRAVQSAMRLGAQGIRINCSGRLGGAEIARMEWYREGRVPLHTLRADVDYGVATAKTTYGTCGVKVWVFKGEILAHDPMAQDKRANEQQAGPSGRPERGERGDHHRGDRGERGDRGDR, encoded by the coding sequence ATGGGTCAGAAGATCAATCCCGTCGGGCTTCGGCTCGGCATCAACCGCACTTGGGATAGCCGCTGGTATGCGGATCGGGACTACGCCGACCTGTTGCATAGCGACCTGAAGCTGCGTAGTTTCCTCCAGGGCCGGCTTCAGCAGGCCGGTGTGTCCCGCGTGGTGATCGAGCGGCCTGCGAAAAAGGCCCGCGTGACCATCCATTCGGCGCGCCCGGGGGTTGTTATCGGCAAGAAGGGTGCCGATATCGAGAAGCTTCGCGGCGAGCTGGCGAAGATGACCGGTTCGGACGTCAACTTGAACATCGTCGAGATCCGCAAGCCGGAGATCGACGCCAAGCTGATTGCCGAGAACATCTCCAACCAGCTGGAGCGCCGCGTGGCTTTCCGCCGCGCCATGAAGCGTGCCGTGCAGTCCGCGATGCGCCTGGGAGCCCAGGGCATCCGGATCAACTGCTCCGGCCGCCTCGGTGGTGCGGAAATCGCGCGCATGGAGTGGTATCGCGAAGGTCGCGTGCCGCTGCACACGCTGCGTGCCGACGTGGATTACGGTGTCGCCACCGCGAAGACCACGTACGGTACCTGCGGCGTGAAGGTCTGGGTGTTCAAGGGCGAAATCCTTGCGCACGATCCGATGGCGCAGGACAAGCGCGCCAATGAACAACAGGCCGGTCCCAGCGGACGGCCCGAGCGCGGCGAGCGCGGCGACCACCACCGGGGTGATCGCGGCGAGCGTGGCGATCGCGGCGATCGCTGA
- a CDS encoding 50S ribosomal protein L23: MSKPSVSQERMYDLITAPVITEKSTMGSEHRQVTFKVPMDATKPEIKAAVEGLFKVKVTAVNTLITKGKTKRFKGILGRRSDFKKAVVTLAEGHTIDVTTGV; encoded by the coding sequence ATCTCGAAACCTTCGGTGAGCCAGGAGCGGATGTACGATCTGATCACCGCCCCCGTCATCACCGAGAAGTCGACGATGGGTTCCGAACACCGTCAGGTCACGTTCAAGGTTCCGATGGACGCGACCAAGCCGGAAATCAAGGCGGCGGTGGAAGGGCTGTTCAAGGTCAAGGTGACGGCGGTCAACACGCTGATCACCAAGGGCAAGACCAAGCGCTTCAAGGGTATCTTGGGCCGTCGTTCGGACTTCAAGAAAGCGGTCGTGACCCTGGCCGAAGGCCACACGATCGACGTTACCACTGGCGTCTAA
- the rplD gene encoding 50S ribosomal protein L4: MKTTVKNLNNEEVGEIDLDEAVFGVPLRTDLLSRMVNYQLAKRRTGNHKTKGVSEISGTTKKPHRQKGTGRARQGSLRSPQFRGGAAIFGPVVRSHAHDLNKKVRKLALKTALSTKLAEGKLVVLETATADSHKTREMVQRFKQLGLTSALIIDGANLDENFVRASRNVPLIDVLPEQGANVYDILRRDTLVLTRNAVEQLEARLK, from the coding sequence ATGAAGACGACCGTCAAGAATCTGAATAACGAAGAGGTCGGCGAGATCGATCTCGACGAGGCGGTGTTCGGCGTTCCGCTGCGTACCGATCTCCTGTCCCGCATGGTCAATTACCAGCTCGCCAAGCGGCGGACCGGCAACCACAAGACCAAGGGCGTCTCGGAGATCAGCGGCACGACCAAGAAGCCGCATCGCCAGAAGGGCACCGGCCGCGCCCGCCAGGGCTCGCTGCGGTCTCCGCAGTTCCGCGGCGGCGCCGCGATCTTCGGTCCGGTCGTGCGCAGCCATGCCCACGACCTGAACAAGAAGGTCCGCAAGCTGGCCCTGAAGACCGCGCTGTCGACCAAGCTGGCCGAAGGCAAGCTGGTGGTCCTGGAGACCGCCACGGCCGACAGCCACAAGACCAGGGAGATGGTCCAGCGCTTCAAGCAGCTCGGCCTGACCTCGGCGCTGATCATCGACGGCGCCAACCTGGATGAGAACTTCGTGCGCGCGTCGAGGAACGTCCCGTTGATCGACGTGCTGCCGGAGCAGGGTGCCAACGTCTACGACATCCTGCGCCGCGACACGCTGGTTCTGACGCGCAACGCTGTCGAGCAGCTGGAGGCTCGTCTGAAATGA
- the rplF gene encoding 50S ribosomal protein L6 yields the protein MSRIGKHPVPVPAGVDFAVNGQTLTAKGKLGQLSMTLIDDIAASLDEGKVVVKPRHADSKRGKMMWATSRTLVANMVKGVSEGFTVNLEINGVGYRAAVQGSDLVLQLGYSHDVTYPIPAGITIKTERPTAISVSGADRQKVGQVAAEIRQFRKPEPYKGKGIKYATETLLRKEGKKK from the coding sequence ATGTCACGAATTGGTAAACACCCCGTGCCGGTCCCGGCTGGCGTTGACTTCGCCGTCAACGGCCAGACCCTGACGGCCAAGGGCAAGCTGGGCCAGCTCAGCATGACCCTGATCGATGACATCGCGGCCTCGCTGGACGAAGGCAAGGTCGTCGTCAAACCGCGTCATGCGGACAGCAAGCGCGGCAAGATGATGTGGGCGACCTCGCGGACTCTCGTGGCCAACATGGTCAAGGGCGTCAGCGAGGGCTTCACGGTCAACCTCGAAATCAACGGCGTCGGCTATCGCGCCGCCGTGCAGGGCAGCGACCTGGTTCTCCAGCTCGGCTACTCGCACGACGTCACGTATCCGATCCCCGCCGGGATCACGATCAAGACCGAGCGTCCGACCGCGATCTCCGTTTCCGGGGCCGACCGCCAGAAGGTCGGCCAAGTCGCCGCAGAAATCCGTCAGTTCCGCAAGCCGGAGCCCTACAAGGGCAAGGGCATCAAGTACGCGACGGAAACTCTGCTGCGCAAGGAAGGCAAGAAGAAGTAG
- the rpmD gene encoding 50S ribosomal protein L30 has protein sequence MADESKSTVIVTQIGSPIGRKKDQRETLVGLGLNKLHRTRELEDTPSVRGMIAKVQHLVRVESQG, from the coding sequence ATGGCTGACGAGAGCAAGAGCACCGTCATCGTGACGCAGATCGGCAGCCCGATCGGTCGCAAGAAGGATCAGCGCGAGACCCTCGTCGGTCTCGGGCTGAACAAGCTGCACCGCACGCGGGAGCTGGAGGACACCCCTTCCGTCCGCGGCATGATCGCCAAGGTTCAGCATCTGGTTCGCGTCGAGAGCCAGGGCTGA
- the tuf gene encoding elongation factor Tu, translated as MAKAKFERTKPHCNIGTIGHVDHGKTSLTAAITKVLAETGGATFTAYDQIDKAPEEKARGITISTAHVEYETANRHYAHVDCPGHADYVKNMITGAAQMDGAILVVSAADGPMPQTREHILLARQVGVPAIVVFLNKVDMVDDPELLELVELEVRELLSSYDFPGDDIPIVHGSALMALEDKSPEIGKEAVLKLMAAVDEYIPQPERPVDRPFLMPIEDVFSISGRGTVVTGRVERGIVKVGEEIEIVGLKNTVKTTVTGVEMFRKLLDQGQAGDNIGALLRGTKREDVERGQVLAKPGSITPHTVFKAEAYILTKEEGGRHTPFFTNYRPQFYFRTTDVTGMVALPEGTEMVMPGDNVAMTVTLIAPIAMDEGLRFAIREGGRTVGAGVVASIIK; from the coding sequence ATGGCGAAGGCGAAATTTGAGCGGACCAAGCCGCACTGCAACATCGGCACGATCGGTCACGTCGACCACGGCAAGACCTCGCTGACGGCGGCGATCACGAAGGTCCTGGCCGAGACGGGCGGTGCGACGTTCACCGCGTACGACCAGATCGACAAGGCGCCGGAGGAGAAGGCCCGCGGCATCACGATCTCGACGGCCCACGTCGAGTACGAGACGGCCAACCGCCACTATGCCCACGTCGACTGCCCGGGCCACGCCGACTACGTGAAGAACATGATCACGGGCGCCGCTCAGATGGACGGCGCGATCCTGGTGGTCTCCGCGGCCGACGGCCCGATGCCGCAGACCCGCGAGCACATCCTGCTGGCCCGCCAGGTCGGCGTCCCGGCGATCGTGGTGTTCCTGAACAAGGTCGACATGGTCGACGACCCCGAGCTGCTGGAGCTGGTCGAGCTGGAAGTGCGCGAGCTGCTGAGCAGCTACGACTTCCCCGGCGACGACATTCCGATCGTCCACGGCTCGGCGCTGATGGCGCTTGAGGACAAGAGCCCGGAGATCGGCAAGGAAGCCGTGCTCAAGCTGATGGCCGCGGTGGACGAGTACATCCCGCAGCCGGAGCGTCCGGTCGACCGTCCGTTCCTGATGCCGATCGAGGACGTGTTCTCGATCTCGGGCCGCGGCACCGTGGTGACCGGCCGCGTCGAGCGCGGCATCGTCAAGGTCGGCGAGGAAATCGAGATCGTCGGCCTGAAGAACACGGTCAAGACCACCGTGACCGGCGTCGAGATGTTCCGCAAGCTGCTCGACCAGGGCCAGGCGGGCGACAACATCGGCGCGCTGCTGCGCGGCACCAAGCGCGAGGACGTCGAGCGCGGCCAGGTGCTGGCCAAGCCCGGCTCGATCACGCCGCACACCGTGTTCAAGGCCGAGGCCTACATCCTGACCAAGGAAGAGGGCGGCCGGCACACGCCGTTCTTCACCAACTACCGTCCGCAGTTCTACTTCCGGACCACCGACGTGACCGGAATGGTGGCGCTGCCGGAAGGCACCGAGATGGTGATGCCCGGCGATAACGTCGCCATGACCGTCACCCTGATCGCCCCGATCGCCATGGACGAAGGCCTGCGCTTCGCCATCCGCGAGGGCGGCCGCACCGTCGGCGCCGGCGTCGTCGCCAGCATCATCAAGTAA
- the rplX gene encoding 50S ribosomal protein L24: MSAAKIRKKDKVVVIAGRDKGKTGEVIEVLPKENRVKVRGVNIVKKHQRQTQTSAGGILEIEAFIHVSNVAHVDPKDNKPTRVGFKTLEDGRKVRVAKRSGEVIDL, from the coding sequence ATGTCCGCAGCCAAGATCAGGAAGAAGGACAAGGTCGTCGTCATCGCCGGCAGGGACAAGGGTAAGACCGGCGAGGTGATCGAGGTCCTTCCCAAGGAAAACCGGGTCAAGGTGCGTGGCGTGAACATCGTCAAGAAGCACCAGCGCCAGACCCAGACCTCTGCCGGCGGCATCCTGGAGATCGAGGCGTTCATCCACGTCTCCAACGTCGCCCATGTCGACCCCAAAGACAACAAGCCGACCCGAGTGGGTTTCAAGACCCTCGAGGATGGCCGCAAGGTGCGCGTCGCCAAGCGGTCCGGCGAAGTCATCGATCTGTGA
- the rpsH gene encoding 30S ribosomal protein S8: MSLSDPLGDMLTRIRNGQRAHMTSVDSPASKLRASVLEVLKREGYIRGYFQEELRPGIAQLRIELKYHEGEPVIKTISRVSKPGRRVYSKIKDLPRVYNGLGISILSTPRGVMSDNEARAANVGGEVLCRVF; this comes from the coding sequence ATGTCTTTGAGCGATCCTTTGGGCGATATGCTGACCCGTATCCGCAACGGTCAGCGGGCCCACATGACCAGCGTCGACAGCCCGGCATCCAAGCTGCGGGCGAGCGTGTTGGAAGTCCTGAAGCGCGAGGGTTACATCCGCGGCTATTTCCAGGAGGAACTGCGCCCCGGTATCGCGCAGCTCCGGATCGAGCTGAAGTATCACGAGGGCGAACCGGTCATCAAGACCATCAGCCGCGTGTCCAAGCCCGGCCGTCGCGTCTACTCGAAGATCAAGGACCTGCCGCGCGTCTACAACGGTCTCGGGATCTCGATCCTGTCGACCCCGCGGGGCGTGATGTCCGACAACGAAGCCCGCGCCGCCAATGTCGGCGGTGAAGTGCTTTGCCGCGTGTTCTAA
- the rpsQ gene encoding 30S ribosomal protein S17, translated as MPRRVLQGTVVSDKGDKTIIVLVERRVMHPVYKKFIRQSKRYAAHDEANQFKTGDQVFIEECRPISKRKRWMVLTDAAAAAAAGASAG; from the coding sequence ATGCCCCGGCGTGTTTTGCAGGGCACGGTCGTCAGCGACAAGGGCGATAAGACGATTATCGTCCTCGTCGAGCGTCGCGTGATGCACCCCGTGTACAAGAAGTTCATTCGGCAGTCGAAGCGTTATGCTGCCCATGACGAGGCCAACCAGTTCAAGACGGGCGACCAGGTCTTCATCGAGGAATGCCGCCCGATCTCGAAGCGTAAGCGCTGGATGGTCCTTACCGACGCCGCAGCAGCGGCAGCCGCCGGCGCCTCCGCCGGCTGA
- the rpsS gene encoding 30S ribosomal protein S19, which translates to MARSVWKGPFIDGYLLKKADKARASGRNEIIKIWSRRSTILPQFVGLTFGVHNGQKFLPVIVTENMIGHKFGEFSPTRTYYGHAADKKSKRK; encoded by the coding sequence GTGGCGCGCAGCGTCTGGAAGGGGCCGTTCATCGACGGCTACCTGCTGAAGAAGGCCGATAAGGCGCGGGCAAGCGGGCGTAACGAGATCATCAAGATCTGGTCGCGTCGCTCCACCATCCTGCCCCAGTTCGTCGGTTTGACCTTCGGCGTTCACAATGGTCAGAAGTTCCTCCCCGTCATCGTGACCGAGAACATGATCGGCCACAAATTCGGCGAGTTCTCTCCGACCCGGACCTATTACGGCCATGCGGCCGATAAGAAGTCGAAGAGGAAGTAG
- the rplR gene encoding 50S ribosomal protein L18, with amino-acid sequence MKTSRELNVRRKMRVRTQIRKKAGGRPRLSVFRSSKHIYVQVIDDSEGKTLASASTIDKDLRESLKTGADIEAAKLVGKLIAERATAAGVTQVVFDRGGYLFHGRVKALADAAREAGLSF; translated from the coding sequence ATGAAAACGTCAAGGGAACTGAACGTACGCCGCAAGATGCGGGTGCGTACGCAGATCAGGAAGAAGGCGGGCGGCCGGCCCAGGCTGTCGGTTTTCCGGTCCAGCAAGCACATCTACGTCCAGGTGATCGACGACAGCGAGGGCAAGACCCTCGCGTCCGCGTCGACCATCGACAAGGATCTGCGCGAGTCGCTGAAGACCGGCGCCGACATCGAAGCCGCCAAGCTGGTCGGCAAGCTGATCGCCGAACGGGCGACGGCTGCCGGCGTCACGCAGGTGGTCTTCGACCGCGGCGGCTATCTCTTCCACGGGCGCGTCAAGGCGCTTGCCGACGCCGCGCGTGAAGCCGGCCTGTCGTTCTAA
- the rpmC gene encoding 50S ribosomal protein L29 — protein MTKPTDLRAKTADELNDQLLTLKKEQFNLRFRRASGQLENTARVGQVRRDIARIKTILGERVRSSAS, from the coding sequence ATGACGAAGCCGACCGATCTGCGCGCCAAGACCGCCGACGAGCTGAACGACCAACTCCTGACCCTGAAGAAGGAGCAGTTCAACCTGCGCTTCCGCCGGGCCTCGGGCCAGCTCGAGAACACCGCGCGCGTCGGCCAGGTGCGCCGCGACATCGCGCGCATCAAGACCATCCTGGGCGAGCGCGTGCGCTCGTCCGCGTCGTAG
- the rpsE gene encoding 30S ribosomal protein S5, with protein sequence MARNERGGERDQRGGDNRDRQNRGGDREESDLVEKLVGINRVAKVVKGGRRFGFAALVVVGDAKGRVGVGSGKAREVPEAIRKATDQAKRTMIRVPLREGRTLHHDVHGHFGAGRVVLRAAPTGTGIIAGGPMRAIFEALGVQDVVTKSIGTSNPHNMIKATFDALAQVVSPRAVAARRGRRVSDILGRRDATGTEIKEA encoded by the coding sequence ATGGCACGCAATGAAAGAGGCGGCGAGCGCGACCAGCGCGGCGGCGACAACAGGGACCGTCAGAACCGGGGCGGCGATCGCGAAGAAAGCGATCTGGTAGAAAAGCTGGTCGGCATCAACCGTGTCGCCAAGGTGGTGAAGGGTGGCCGTCGGTTCGGCTTCGCGGCCCTGGTGGTCGTGGGCGATGCCAAGGGCCGCGTCGGCGTCGGATCGGGCAAGGCCCGCGAGGTGCCGGAAGCGATCCGCAAGGCGACCGACCAGGCCAAGCGCACCATGATCCGCGTTCCGCTCCGCGAGGGCCGGACCCTGCACCACGATGTGCACGGTCACTTCGGCGCCGGCCGCGTCGTCCTTCGGGCGGCTCCGACCGGTACCGGCATCATCGCCGGTGGTCCGATGCGCGCGATCTTCGAGGCGCTGGGCGTGCAGGACGTGGTGACGAAGTCAATCGGCACCTCGAACCCGCACAACATGATCAAGGCGACCTTCGACGCCCTGGCGCAGGTGGTCAGCCCCCGGGCCGTGGCCGCACGCCGCGGCCGCCGGGTCAGCGACATCCTGGGCCGTCGCGACGCGACCGGCACCGAGATCAAGGAGGCCTGA
- the rplP gene encoding 50S ribosomal protein L16, with amino-acid sequence MLSPKRTKYRKAHKGRIHGTAKGGTQLNFGAYGLKAIEPARITARQIEAARRAITRHMKRQGRVWIRIFPDVPVSTKPAEVRMGSGKGSPEFWAARVHPGRIMFELDGVPGDLAKRAFELAAAKLPIKTRFITRLGEELDQ; translated from the coding sequence ATGCTAAGTCCTAAGCGTACGAAGTACCGCAAGGCACACAAGGGCCGTATCCACGGCACGGCAAAGGGCGGCACGCAGCTCAACTTCGGCGCCTATGGCCTGAAGGCCATCGAGCCGGCGCGCATCACCGCGCGCCAGATCGAGGCGGCCCGCCGCGCGATCACCCGTCACATGAAGCGTCAGGGCCGCGTCTGGATCCGGATCTTCCCGGACGTTCCGGTCTCGACCAAGCCGGCCGAAGTCCGCATGGGCTCGGGCAAGGGCTCGCCCGAGTTCTGGGCGGCCCGCGTCCACCCCGGCCGCATCATGTTCGAACTGGACGGCGTCCCCGGCGACCTGGCCAAGCGGGCTTTCGAGCTTGCCGCCGCCAAGCTGCCGATCAAGACCCGGTTCATCACCCGCCTGGGCGAGGAGTTGGATCAATGA
- the rplV gene encoding 50S ribosomal protein L22, whose protein sequence is MGKAANAPRIAENEAMAFGKMIRSSARKLNLVAELIRGKSAQAAVADLTFSKRRVADEVKKVLQSAIANAENNHQLDVDRLYVAQATVGRALVMKRFHARARGRGARIEKPFSNLTVVVREREEAVEAE, encoded by the coding sequence ATGGGCAAGGCAGCGAATGCGCCTCGCATCGCCGAGAACGAGGCGATGGCGTTCGGCAAGATGATCCGTTCCTCGGCCCGCAAGCTCAACCTCGTCGCCGAGCTGATCCGCGGCAAGAGCGCGCAGGCGGCCGTCGCCGACCTGACCTTCTCCAAGCGGCGCGTCGCCGACGAGGTCAAGAAGGTCCTGCAGTCGGCGATCGCGAACGCGGAGAACAACCATCAGCTCGACGTGGACCGGCTTTACGTGGCCCAGGCCACCGTCGGCCGCGCCCTGGTGATGAAGCGGTTCCACGCCCGCGCCCGCGGTCGCGGCGCCCGGATCGAGAAGCCGTTCAGCAACCTGACCGTGGTCGTGCGCGAGCGCGAAGAAGCGGTGGAGGCCGAGTAA